TCGTCCTTCGCTGCGCTCGTAGAACTGGGTGGCGAGGAAGTCGAGGACGAGGGTCGCGAGggtggcgagggcggcggccaTGGCGACGAAGTCGGAGAAGGGGAAGCGACGCCAGGGGAAGCGGGGGAGGCAGGGGTCTGTGAGCGCGGCCTCGGCGTCGTGGAGCATGTGGACGAAGCCCGTGGCGAGGATGACGCCCGTGGCGAAGGCCTTGGCGAGGGCGAAGAAGCCGCTCTCCGTGCTCAGGAGGCGTCGCCGCTTCCGCCCTGCCACCAGAGGGATCGCCACACCCACCATCCCCGACACCAGGATCGCCGCCATTGCCGCCAGCTTCAGCCGCAGCGCTGCCGCGTCGTCGCggcacccctcctcctcctccgccgccagcGGGATCGCACGCCCACCATCCCCACCACCAGGATCACAGCCAACTTCAGCCGCAGCGCCGCCGCGTCGTCGCagcacccctcctcctcctccgccg
This portion of the Ananas comosus cultivar F153 unplaced genomic scaffold, ASM154086v1, whole genome shotgun sequence genome encodes:
- the LOC109705804 gene encoding zinc transporter 10-like, with amino-acid sequence MTLAVSHTTGGELRRRGGGGGGVLRRRGGAAAEVGCDPGGGDGGRAIPLAAEEEEGCRDDAAALRLKLAAMAAILVSGMVGVAIPLVAGRKRRRLLSTESGFFALAKAFATGVILATGFVHMLHDAEAALTDPCLPRFPWRRFPFSDFVAMAAALATLATLVLDFLATQFYERSEGRRGALHHNGGARATRGRRRGRGLRQGRQRGAHRRDARARGGARPQPPPGIY